A window of the Desulforapulum autotrophicum HRM2 genome harbors these coding sequences:
- a CDS encoding NAD-glutamate dehydrogenase domain-containing protein produces the protein MDIHLDPFVLAAEDTDIINTAQRVHLAPEVLYEAVIDLSSQGLLTARCVNMAAFILLEELGLPNYFFQNIGVESLKHLLGSIANSITIEDGEVRLYGRVAHVDFGLNQASNFQRLRIATRETRDDMEKLLEDLISGHRREYYYSPKNKYYTYIVRPETVQDFSGEDFSGSRFLFSLAGDYTATPKSTRKRYEAFLDVCQTAVIPLIEVFNLPETGETRLMFNSDFACPQLPALRKLMNDHGFELIRAYWEPYRTQSTVPSSICSLYVQGELPRRKETALRADLGAFLCLGVNGMEKLYITGKLTFQEMLFASNAVGFTHLFIFKERDNATDREIIEGLATMDQKDVFASRLQSYNKSTYGSDLILKMAKSHPDLIKFLYNLFEHRFNPALKTRLNPNALVEKYQEFKKLISTRFMDSSLGYDIFNFMFKMVDCTLKTNFYKQEKRSFSFRFDNRILDPIVFSQFVYGIFYVNGHYACGTHLRAGDIARGGLRLIRVSASNHAIELDNAVLLNYALGPKTQRLKHKDICESGSKGVVVPHSLYADYSEDAISDYTEGIMDLVLGDPSIIDYFGEPEMIFFDPDEGTAPFMDAVSFRARDRGYKHWRTITTGKSFGIPHGTYGMLDNNDLFGLFNRSNNGVELQINEKSVITTQDMDEIYDAIGGRIETSGMTTTGIMSSFRALIHHSGHREEDLNLMMTGGPDGDLGANVIQCYKGNICLIVDGGSILFDPDGLDKRELIKIAFMRHTSPRANSLAYPVEKLSAQGFRVPVSAKNITLPDGTFVEEGTLFHRTFLYDPANRKRISQAKVRAFIPCGGFKDTIHHGNVKLFVSMFKDLEFIVEGANVFFDNAARRYIAAQTAIRQIKDSTANKGGVFSSSIAEVLTAFLLGDDYEKKLLNDTTTRWALIRDIMLLVDEYAIEETVMLIRLHEADRSIPLFVLSEQTSEQIFAFQATLYSRISELTSNHSLVWGVLEHYIPGILIKRLGKKKILDILNSGELKPYRDAILTKKMASLAFYKYGIQWEAFLADIDYRFEAALASAVD, from the coding sequence ATGGACATCCATTTAGACCCATTTGTATTGGCAGCAGAGGATACGGATATTATCAATACTGCCCAGCGCGTTCACCTTGCCCCTGAAGTATTATACGAGGCCGTCATCGATTTATCGTCCCAGGGGCTTCTCACGGCCCGGTGTGTCAACATGGCTGCCTTCATTCTCCTGGAAGAGCTGGGCCTTCCCAATTATTTTTTTCAGAACATCGGGGTGGAATCCCTGAAACATCTGCTGGGATCCATTGCCAACAGTATCACGATTGAGGATGGAGAGGTCAGACTTTACGGCCGGGTGGCCCACGTGGATTTTGGCCTGAATCAGGCCAGTAATTTTCAAAGGCTCCGAATCGCCACCCGGGAGACCCGGGACGACATGGAAAAACTCTTGGAGGATCTTATCTCCGGCCATCGCAGGGAATACTATTACAGCCCGAAAAATAAGTATTATACTTACATTGTTCGGCCTGAAACCGTTCAGGATTTCTCCGGGGAGGACTTTAGCGGGTCCAGGTTTCTGTTTTCCCTGGCAGGGGATTATACTGCCACGCCAAAATCCACCCGCAAACGTTACGAAGCCTTTCTGGATGTTTGCCAAACAGCGGTTATCCCCCTGATTGAGGTCTTTAATCTTCCGGAAACAGGTGAAACCCGTCTGATGTTCAATAGCGATTTTGCCTGTCCCCAGCTGCCTGCCTTGAGAAAACTGATGAATGATCATGGTTTTGAATTGATTCGGGCCTATTGGGAGCCTTACCGGACTCAATCCACTGTTCCCTCGTCCATCTGTTCGCTCTATGTTCAAGGCGAATTGCCCAGGCGTAAGGAAACGGCGCTTCGGGCCGATCTTGGGGCTTTTCTCTGCCTTGGTGTCAACGGTATGGAAAAGCTGTACATCACGGGAAAGCTGACTTTTCAGGAAATGCTCTTTGCCAGCAATGCCGTAGGGTTCACCCATCTGTTTATTTTCAAGGAGCGCGATAACGCCACGGACAGGGAAATCATTGAAGGCCTTGCCACCATGGATCAAAAGGATGTCTTTGCATCACGTCTTCAGAGCTACAACAAATCCACCTACGGTTCAGACCTGATCCTGAAAATGGCAAAATCACATCCAGACCTGATCAAATTTCTTTACAATCTGTTTGAGCATCGTTTTAATCCGGCCCTTAAAACGCGGCTGAACCCTAATGCACTTGTGGAAAAGTACCAGGAGTTCAAAAAGCTGATCTCAACCCGGTTCATGGACTCAAGTCTTGGATACGATATTTTCAATTTCATGTTTAAAATGGTGGATTGCACCCTGAAAACTAATTTCTACAAGCAGGAGAAACGATCGTTTTCCTTCCGCTTTGACAACCGGATCCTTGACCCCATTGTTTTCAGTCAATTTGTTTACGGCATCTTTTATGTCAACGGACATTATGCCTGCGGTACCCATCTCCGGGCCGGTGACATTGCCCGGGGCGGGCTTCGACTGATCCGAGTCTCTGCTTCCAACCACGCCATTGAGCTGGATAATGCCGTGCTTCTCAACTACGCCCTTGGGCCCAAGACCCAACGTCTCAAACATAAAGACATCTGTGAAAGCGGCTCAAAAGGCGTTGTGGTGCCCCATTCCCTGTATGCAGACTACAGCGAAGATGCCATTTCCGATTATACCGAAGGCATCATGGACCTTGTGCTGGGCGATCCTTCCATCATCGATTATTTCGGAGAGCCGGAAATGATTTTTTTTGATCCGGATGAAGGCACAGCCCCCTTCATGGATGCGGTTTCATTCAGAGCCAGGGACAGGGGCTATAAACACTGGCGCACCATCACCACCGGCAAAAGCTTTGGAATTCCCCACGGCACCTATGGCATGCTGGACAACAACGACCTGTTCGGCCTGTTTAACCGTAGCAACAACGGTGTTGAACTCCAGATCAATGAAAAATCTGTGATAACCACTCAAGATATGGATGAAATTTATGATGCCATCGGCGGCCGAATCGAAACCAGTGGAATGACCACCACCGGTATCATGAGCTCATTCAGGGCGCTGATCCATCATTCGGGACACCGGGAAGAGGATCTGAACCTGATGATGACCGGCGGACCCGACGGTGATCTGGGCGCCAACGTCATCCAATGCTACAAGGGCAATATCTGCCTGATCGTTGACGGCGGCTCCATACTGTTTGATCCCGATGGACTGGACAAGCGTGAACTCATAAAAATTGCTTTCATGCGCCACACCTCTCCCAGGGCCAACTCCCTTGCTTATCCTGTCGAAAAACTGAGTGCCCAGGGATTCAGGGTCCCTGTTTCAGCCAAAAATATCACCCTTCCAGATGGCACTTTTGTGGAAGAAGGCACCCTGTTCCACAGAACGTTTCTGTACGATCCGGCCAATCGTAAACGAATCAGCCAGGCCAAGGTCAGGGCCTTTATCCCCTGCGGAGGATTCAAGGACACGATCCACCACGGCAATGTGAAACTATTTGTCTCCATGTTCAAGGACCTTGAATTCATTGTCGAAGGTGCCAACGTATTTTTTGACAACGCAGCCAGGCGGTATATTGCCGCCCAAACCGCCATCCGCCAGATCAAAGATTCAACGGCAAACAAGGGTGGTGTGTTCTCCAGTTCCATTGCCGAGGTCCTCACCGCCTTTCTCCTTGGCGACGACTACGAAAAAAAACTCCTCAACGACACGACCACCCGCTGGGCACTGATCCGGGACATCATGCTTCTGGTGGACGAGTATGCCATAGAGGAAACCGTGATGCTTATCAGACTCCATGAGGCCGACCGATCTATTCCCCTGTTTGTTTTGTCCGAACAGACCAGTGAACAGATTTTCGCCTTCCAGGCCACCCTTTATAGCCGGATTTCTGAACTCACGAGCAACCATTCCCTGGTGTGGGGAGTTCTGGAACATTATATCCCCGGCATTCTGATCAAGCGCCTGGGTAAAAAAAAGATTTTGGACATCCTGAATTCAGGGGAGCTCAAACCCTACAGGGATGCCATCCTGACTAAAAAAATGGCATCCCTGGCCTTCTATAAATATGGCATCCAATGGGAAGCATTCCTTGCAGACATTGACTATCGGTTTGAGGCAGCCCTGGCAAGTGCCGTGGACTGA